Proteins from a genomic interval of Callospermophilus lateralis isolate mCalLat2 chromosome 1, mCalLat2.hap1, whole genome shotgun sequence:
- the Wdr18 gene encoding WD repeat-containing protein 18: protein MAAPMEVAVCTDSAAQLWSCVVWELHSGANLLTYRGGQAGPRGLALLNGEYLLAAQLGKNYISAWELQRKDQLQQKIMCPGPVTCLTTSPNGLYVLAGIAESIYLWEVSTGNLLVILNRHYQDLSCLKFTGDSSHFLSGGRDCLVLTWSLCSVLQVDPSRIPAPRHVWSQHTLPITDLHCGFGGPLARVATASLDQTVKLWEISSGELLLSVLFDVGIMAVTMDLAEHHVFCGGSDGSIFQVDLCARPTERERSFQPEQDPGKVFRGHRNQVTCLSVSTDGSVLLSGSHDETVRLWDVQSKQCIRTMALRGPVTNASILLAPVGMLSSDFKPSLPLPRFNKHLLGAEHGDEPQGGGLPVRLGRHQQGSEPSYLERLEQLHKVMCSTMEKNVLGGQDQLRVRVTELEDQVRNLRKINRDLFDFSTRIITRPAK, encoded by the exons ATGGCGGCGCCCATGGAGGTAGCCGTGTGTACGGACTCGGCGGCGCAGCTGTGGAGCTGTGTCGTGTGGGAGCTGCACTCGGGCGCCAACCTGCTCACCTACCGCGGCGGCCAGGCTGGGCCCCGCGGCCTGGCGCTGCTCAATGGCGAGTACCTCCTGGCGGCTCAGCTGGGCAAGAATTACATCAGCGCCTGGGAGCTGCAGCGGAAG GACCAGCTCCAGCAAAAGATCATGTGCCCTGGACCTGTCACCTGTCTGACCACATCACCCAATGGCCTCTATGTCCTGGCAGGAATTGCAGAAAGCATCTACTTATGGGAG GTCTCCACCGGGAACCTCTTGGTCATCCTGAACCGCCACTACCAGGATCTCTCGTGCCTCAAGTTCACTGGTGACAGCAGCCACTTCCTCTCTGGgggcagggactgcctggtgctgACCTGGAGCCTCTGCAG TGTGCTGCAGGTGGACCCCTCCAGAATCCCTGCGCCCCGGCACGTCTGGTCTCAGCACACGCTCCCCATCACAGACCTGCACTGCGGCTTTGGGGGCCCCCTGGCCCGGGTGGCCACCGCCTCGCTGGACCAGACAGTGAAG CTGTGGGAGATCTCTTCTGGTGAGTTGCTGCTGTCCGTCCTGTTTGATGTGGGCATCATGGCTGTGACCATGGACCTGGCCGAACACCACGTGTTCTGTGGTGGCAGTGATGGCTCCATATTCCAAGTGGACCTCTGTGCTCGG CCCACGGAGAGGGAGAGGAGCTTCCAGCCAGAGCAGGACCCTGGGAAGGTCTTCAGAGGGCACAG GAACCAGGTGACCTGCCTGTCGGTGTCCACTGACGGCAGCGTGCTGCTCTCAGGCTCCCACGACGAGACAGTGCGTCTCTGGGACGTTCAGAGCAAGCAGTGCATCCGGACCATGGCCCTCAGAG GCCCCGTGACCAACGCATCCATCCTGCTGGCGCCAGTGGGCATGCTGAGCTCCGACTTCAAACCCAGTCTGCCGTTGCCCCGATTCAACAAGCACCTACTGGGCGCCGAGCATGGGGACGAGCCTCAAGGAGGAGGCCTGCCTGTGCGCCTAGGCCGCCACCAGCAG GGATCGGAGCCCAGCTACCTGGAGCGCTTGGAGCAACTGCACAAGGTCATGTGCAGCACCATGGAGAag AACGTGCTAGGCGGCCAGGACCAGCTGCGCGTGCGCGTGACGGAGCTGGAGGACCAAGTGCGAAACCTGCGCAAGATCAACCGCGATCTCTTCGACTTCTCCACGCGCATCATCACGCGGCCAGCCAAGTGA